One window of the Enterobacter huaxiensis genome contains the following:
- the rutR gene encoding HTH-type transcriptional regulator RutR has product MTQGAVKTPGKRSQAVSAKKQAILSAALETFSQFGIHGTRVEQVAEQAGVSKTNLLYYYPSKEALYVAVMQQILDIWLAPLKAFRQEFTPLVAIKEYIRLKLEVSRDYPHASRLFCLEMLQGAPLLKAELTGDLKQLVEDKSAIIAEWVASGKLAPVDPHHLIFMIWASTQHYADFAAQVEAVTGKTLQDEDFFQSTLENVQRMIIEGIRVR; this is encoded by the coding sequence ATGACACAAGGCGCAGTGAAAACACCAGGTAAACGTTCGCAGGCGGTGAGTGCCAAAAAGCAGGCGATCCTCAGCGCCGCGCTGGAGACTTTTTCCCAGTTTGGCATTCACGGCACGCGTGTTGAGCAGGTGGCAGAGCAGGCCGGGGTGTCCAAAACTAATCTGCTCTACTACTACCCGTCGAAAGAGGCGCTCTATGTGGCGGTCATGCAGCAGATCCTCGATATCTGGCTGGCCCCGCTGAAGGCGTTTCGCCAGGAGTTCACGCCGCTGGTGGCGATTAAAGAGTACATCCGCCTCAAGCTGGAGGTCTCCCGCGACTATCCGCATGCGTCCCGTCTTTTCTGTCTGGAAATGCTGCAGGGCGCGCCGCTGCTGAAAGCCGAGCTGACGGGAGATCTGAAACAGCTGGTGGAGGATAAATCTGCCATTATTGCGGAATGGGTCGCCAGCGGAAAACTGGCGCCCGTCGACCCGCATCATCTGATCTTCATGATTTGGGCCTCAACGCAGCATTACGCTGACTTTGCGGCCCAGGTTGAAGCGGTGACCGGTAAAACATTGCAGGACGAGGATTTTTTCCAGAGTACGCTGGAAAACGTGCAGCGGATGATAATTGAAGGGATCCGCGTGCGCTAG
- a CDS encoding epoxyqueuosine reductase QueH, with protein sequence MNSGDFKRPKLELPNGADKLLLHSCCAPCSGEVMEAIQASGIDYTIFFYNPNIHPQKEYLIRKDENIRFAEQHGVPFIDADYDTDNWFERAKGMEWEPERGIRCTMCFDMRFERTALYAAENGFNAISSSLGISRWKNMQQINDCGQRAAAHYPGMVYWDYNWRKQGGSSRMIEISKREQFYQQEYCGCVYSLRDSNLHRKSQGRPLIQLGKLYYGKEDEQA encoded by the coding sequence ATGAACTCTGGTGATTTCAAACGCCCAAAACTGGAACTGCCGAACGGCGCAGACAAACTGCTACTGCACTCGTGCTGCGCTCCCTGTTCCGGTGAGGTAATGGAGGCGATCCAGGCCTCGGGAATCGACTACACCATCTTCTTCTACAACCCGAATATTCATCCGCAGAAAGAGTATCTGATTCGTAAGGATGAAAATATTCGTTTTGCCGAACAGCACGGTGTACCGTTTATCGACGCGGATTACGACACGGATAACTGGTTTGAGCGTGCTAAAGGCATGGAATGGGAGCCCGAACGCGGCATTCGCTGCACCATGTGTTTTGACATGCGCTTTGAGCGGACGGCGCTGTACGCTGCTGAAAATGGCTTCAACGCGATCAGCAGCTCGCTGGGCATTTCGCGCTGGAAGAATATGCAGCAAATCAACGACTGCGGACAGAGAGCCGCCGCGCACTATCCAGGCATGGTGTACTGGGACTATAACTGGCGTAAGCAGGGCGGTTCGTCGCGTATGATTGAAATCAGCAAGCGCGAGCAGTTCTACCAGCAGGAATACTGCGGCTGTGTTTATTCACTGCGTGACAGCAACCTGCACCGCAAATCCCAGGGCCGTCCTCTCATTCAGCTCGGTAAGCTCTACTACGGCAAAGAAGACGAGCAGGCCTGA
- a CDS encoding MFS transporter — translation MTQFYNSFWQRNLIVCFIGSFSTVFAMTLMLPFLPLYVEELGVHGHAAVVQWSGVAFSATFITAGLIAPVWGRLGDRYGRKSMLVRASLGMAITVSLMGLVTNIWQLVGLRLLVGLAGGYSSGATILIAVQAPRERAAWALGIVSSGVMAGNLVGPLAGGWLPGLIGIRSTFFCAGALIFLAFIMTLTLIREAVQKPEDAAVKTRVSWPQLPARSVIVCMLCTGLLLMLANMSIEPIITVYVRTLVSDASQITKVAGYAMAAAALGSIISASWLGKLADRIGHLRIITLALTTAGLLLIPQAFVTSGWQLIALRFLMGLALGGLLPCIAAVIRHRVPESMVGSILGYSVAAQFAGQFIGPLIGGFVGGHIGMRAVFLATSCILLAGAAWNFKIHRQSATR, via the coding sequence ATGACCCAATTTTATAACAGCTTTTGGCAGCGAAACCTGATCGTTTGCTTCATTGGCTCGTTCTCAACCGTGTTTGCAATGACCCTGATGCTGCCGTTTCTGCCTTTATATGTCGAGGAGCTTGGTGTTCACGGGCATGCAGCGGTTGTTCAATGGTCTGGTGTGGCATTCAGCGCAACGTTTATTACTGCCGGGTTGATTGCCCCCGTCTGGGGACGACTTGGTGACAGATATGGACGTAAGTCGATGCTCGTGAGAGCCAGCCTTGGCATGGCTATTACGGTTTCGCTTATGGGGCTGGTGACGAATATCTGGCAACTTGTCGGTCTGCGGTTGCTAGTTGGGCTGGCTGGAGGCTACTCATCCGGGGCAACAATTCTTATCGCTGTACAGGCTCCCAGAGAACGTGCCGCATGGGCGCTGGGAATCGTTTCATCCGGTGTCATGGCTGGCAATCTTGTCGGCCCCCTTGCCGGGGGATGGCTACCGGGGCTGATTGGTATTCGGTCCACATTTTTCTGTGCAGGCGCACTGATTTTTCTGGCCTTTATTATGACCCTGACTCTCATCCGCGAAGCGGTACAAAAGCCCGAGGATGCTGCGGTAAAAACGCGGGTGAGCTGGCCCCAATTGCCTGCCCGCTCTGTGATTGTCTGTATGCTTTGTACCGGTCTGCTGCTGATGCTGGCCAATATGTCAATAGAACCCATTATCACGGTCTATGTGCGTACTCTCGTCAGCGACGCTTCTCAGATAACGAAAGTGGCGGGATATGCGATGGCAGCCGCGGCCCTGGGCAGCATCATCTCAGCTTCCTGGCTTGGAAAACTGGCAGACAGAATAGGACATTTACGCATTATCACGCTGGCGCTGACTACGGCCGGTTTGTTGCTCATCCCGCAGGCTTTTGTCACCTCCGGGTGGCAACTGATTGCCCTACGTTTCCTCATGGGGCTGGCGCTTGGCGGCTTGTTACCTTGTATTGCGGCAGTCATACGTCACCGCGTACCAGAAAGCATGGTGGGCAGCATCCTTGGCTATTCCGTCGCCGCGCAGTTCGCCGGCCAGTTCATCGGGCCGCTGATTGGCGGCTTTGTCGGCGGGCATATCGGGATGCGAGCCGTCTTTCTGGCAACCAGCTGCATCCTGCTAGCCGGTGCTGCCTGGAACTTTAAAATACATCGCCAGTCAGCAACGCGCTGA
- a CDS encoding GntR family transcriptional regulator — translation MSQASEVENHLRKLILSMELGPGERLTERWAEATFNASRTPVRAALQKLESEGLVCRDGLRWLVAPIDVAEVEQLCIYREILEVAALKLSASQMTEEQLNGLEILLKEKTAVASDGMLDDAGTRFHLHLARLCQNAFIIEGISDALLRLSRARWLDKAPSNPAWEEHREIFAALRSQDIEKAAELLAAHLRESRIRLLDAINSSKRSLRARGIVIS, via the coding sequence ATGAGCCAGGCATCTGAGGTTGAAAACCACTTAAGAAAATTGATACTCAGCATGGAGCTGGGTCCGGGAGAACGACTGACCGAGCGCTGGGCTGAAGCAACGTTTAACGCCTCCCGGACGCCTGTTCGAGCCGCATTACAGAAGCTGGAGTCAGAGGGGCTGGTATGTCGTGACGGGTTACGCTGGCTGGTGGCACCGATCGATGTCGCTGAAGTTGAACAGCTGTGTATTTACCGGGAAATACTGGAAGTGGCGGCATTAAAACTGTCAGCCAGCCAAATGACGGAAGAACAACTCAACGGTCTGGAAATCCTGCTTAAAGAGAAGACTGCTGTTGCGTCTGACGGGATGCTGGACGATGCCGGAACACGATTCCATCTGCATCTGGCCCGCCTTTGTCAGAATGCGTTTATCATCGAAGGGATAAGTGATGCACTGCTACGGCTTTCACGGGCAAGATGGCTTGATAAAGCGCCGTCGAACCCCGCCTGGGAAGAGCATCGCGAAATATTTGCTGCGCTTCGCTCGCAGGACATTGAGAAAGCAGCAGAGTTACTCGCCGCTCATCTTAGGGAAAGCCGAATCCGCCTTCTCGACGCGATCAATTCAAGCAAACGTAGCCTGAGGGCGAGAGGGATTGTTATATCCTGA
- a CDS encoding TOBE domain-containing protein encodes MSVSARNQLHGKVSAIHSGSVNDEIEVSLTAGGKLVSVVTSSSRIRLALEQGKEVMALIKAPWIILASEDDGMLFSARNQFPGVITSLEKGAVNATVHLQTDEGTTLTAVITNESVTEMDLSEGKRIVALIKASSVLLAVKQPDAIA; translated from the coding sequence ATGTCAGTTTCCGCTCGTAATCAGCTGCACGGCAAAGTTTCTGCGATACACTCCGGTTCCGTGAATGATGAAATTGAAGTCTCACTCACAGCGGGAGGAAAACTGGTTTCCGTTGTAACCAGTAGCAGTAGAATAAGGCTGGCTCTGGAGCAGGGTAAAGAGGTTATGGCATTGATCAAAGCCCCTTGGATTATCCTTGCTTCCGAAGATGATGGAATGCTCTTTTCCGCTCGTAATCAGTTTCCTGGTGTCATCACTTCGCTGGAAAAGGGGGCGGTAAACGCAACTGTTCATCTTCAGACCGACGAAGGTACAACTCTAACTGCTGTCATTACAAACGAAAGCGTGACGGAGATGGATCTCAGCGAAGGAAAAAGGATTGTTGCACTTATTAAAGCATCATCTGTGCTGCTTGCAGTAAAACAGCCAGACGCAATAGCGTAA
- a CDS encoding DUF1543 domain-containing protein → MNLYMFYVGGNAGKSNIEVHDIQFVAAREPNDAWPALREAWFGDRDKIHIDGYSRITWADGYSVTLSPKPPRTTKRLFFVNAGGYRPDTLAELHEYDLFVAENARQAKEKALLTLLCGVDQQHKDNLKEVDDCLLLEKVGGLFIHLTPCDTGRRDLPEWQGYLPIGA, encoded by the coding sequence ATGAATTTGTATATGTTTTATGTTGGCGGGAATGCCGGTAAATCCAATATTGAAGTACACGACATCCAGTTTGTGGCGGCCCGTGAGCCCAATGATGCCTGGCCTGCACTGCGTGAGGCATGGTTTGGCGATAGAGATAAAATTCATATAGACGGCTATAGCCGTATCACGTGGGCCGACGGATATTCTGTCACGCTTTCCCCGAAGCCTCCACGGACTACGAAGAGATTATTTTTCGTCAATGCGGGTGGTTACAGGCCGGATACGCTTGCAGAACTGCACGAATATGATCTGTTCGTCGCCGAAAATGCACGGCAGGCTAAGGAGAAAGCATTACTAACGCTACTCTGCGGTGTCGATCAGCAACATAAGGATAATTTAAAAGAGGTTGACGATTGCCTGTTGCTTGAAAAGGTTGGAGGGTTGTTTATTCATCTGACACCCTGCGATACAGGGCGTCGCGATCTTCCAGAGTGGCAGGGATATTTACCGATAGGAGCATGA
- a CDS encoding extracellular solute-binding protein, producing the protein MQVALGAVALLQMSSMALAKDIRVTYAGSMGKVMDEGLGPAFSRANNNGYQGQGQGAYGMARLLASHKIEADVFVSITPGPMQILKNAGLIDEAVPVASTSMVVAYSPKGKHAAQFEQASRKKDGSWLTLLAQKEVSFGRTDPYVDPKGQNIVFSLMLAEKYYNMPGITDKILGSLQNPQQTHQEGGLLARLESGQVDAAAGYESEVRSAHLPYVALPDEINLSNPAMTKQWYDTVSFTIKDSKGQDQILHTQPMVFYAAVLKNAPNGVEQGQKFVSFMQSIEGQKLFKAFGYAEPKGDNLYAR; encoded by the coding sequence ATGCAGGTTGCGCTGGGGGCGGTTGCGTTGCTGCAAATGTCGTCCATGGCGCTGGCTAAGGATATCAGGGTGACTTATGCTGGCTCCATGGGCAAGGTCATGGATGAGGGGTTAGGCCCGGCCTTTTCCAGAGCAAATAACAACGGCTATCAGGGGCAGGGTCAGGGTGCATACGGGATGGCACGTCTGCTGGCAAGCCACAAAATTGAGGCCGATGTATTCGTCTCCATCACCCCGGGACCGATGCAGATCCTCAAAAATGCCGGGCTGATAGATGAGGCGGTACCGGTCGCCAGCACCAGCATGGTGGTCGCTTACAGCCCTAAGGGGAAACATGCGGCGCAGTTTGAACAGGCCAGCAGAAAGAAAGACGGCTCGTGGCTGACTCTGCTGGCGCAGAAAGAGGTCTCATTCGGCCGCACCGATCCTTATGTCGATCCAAAAGGCCAGAATATTGTCTTCAGCCTAATGCTGGCTGAAAAGTATTACAACATGCCGGGTATCACAGATAAGATTTTAGGCTCGCTGCAGAACCCACAGCAGACTCATCAGGAAGGAGGTCTGCTGGCCCGTCTGGAAAGCGGTCAGGTGGACGCAGCAGCAGGATACGAGAGTGAAGTTCGCTCAGCCCATTTGCCGTATGTCGCGCTGCCGGATGAAATAAACCTCAGCAACCCGGCGATGACGAAACAGTGGTATGACACTGTCAGTTTCACCATTAAAGACAGCAAAGGCCAGGATCAGATCCTGCACACTCAACCAATGGTGTTCTATGCGGCGGTGTTGAAAAACGCGCCGAATGGTGTGGAACAGGGACAAAAGTTCGTATCGTTCATGCAAAGCATCGAGGGGCAGAAATTGTTCAAAGCGTTTGGCTACGCTGAACCTAAAGGAGACAACTTATACGCCCGCTAA